The following are from one region of the Abiotrophia defectiva ATCC 49176 genome:
- a CDS encoding polyprenyl synthetase family protein, whose translation MVHPIWESLPLIQEELVAVKALMKSELQLKIPDVREKILAYMDAPGKYLRAGLCLAMAQLSPEGITQSKRYIAAAIEVLHLATLIHDDVIDEADTRRGIEALHIQKSNRLAIYAGDYLMTYAARLIQKSQQEFDRNPLDAWVMEGILIGELNQLANQYRQGMTMYDYLRQIRGKTALLFAAATFFGYYSLSQSALQNRQAFYLGQAIGMAFQLRDDLIDYQVDVELSGKPRMQDVQNGIYTAPLILGLQADPSLRQELKERGQPWSQQELDRLYQALVDLGTLTETERLVDNYLTKAEKRLRGLGGKQESQTLVNLLNQVMKGHF comes from the coding sequence ATGGTTCATCCGATATGGGAGTCTTTACCACTTATTCAAGAGGAACTCGTGGCGGTCAAAGCTCTGATGAAGTCAGAGCTCCAGCTTAAAATCCCGGATGTCCGGGAGAAAATTTTGGCCTATATGGATGCCCCAGGCAAGTACCTACGGGCCGGTCTCTGTTTGGCTATGGCCCAGCTGAGCCCAGAGGGCATCACCCAGTCCAAACGCTATATTGCGGCAGCCATTGAGGTCCTGCATTTGGCCACGCTCATTCATGACGATGTCATTGATGAGGCGGATACTCGCCGGGGCATTGAAGCCCTTCATATCCAAAAGTCTAACCGCTTGGCCATCTATGCGGGCGACTATCTGATGACCTATGCGGCTCGCTTGATTCAAAAGAGCCAACAGGAATTTGACCGTAATCCTCTGGATGCCTGGGTGATGGAGGGGATTCTGATTGGGGAGCTGAACCAACTTGCCAACCAATACCGTCAGGGTATGACCATGTATGATTACCTACGACAGATTCGAGGCAAGACGGCTCTCTTATTTGCAGCCGCGACTTTCTTCGGCTACTATAGCCTGAGCCAGTCAGCCCTGCAGAATCGCCAGGCCTTCTATCTGGGCCAAGCCATTGGCATGGCCTTTCAGCTCAGAGATGACCTAATTGACTACCAAGTGGATGTCGAGCTTAGTGGCAAACCCCGTATGCAGGATGTCCAAAATGGTATCTATACAGCGCCCCTAATTTTAGGCTTGCAGGCGGATCCGAGTCTACGTCAAGAACTTAAGGAGCGGGGCCAACCTTGGAGCCAGCAAGAGCTAGACCGGCTCTATCAAGCCCTAGTCGACTTAGGGACTTTGACAGAGACGGAGCGCCTGGTAGACAACTATCTAACCAAGGCTGAGAAGCGCCTGAGAGGACTAGGGGGCAAGCAAGAAAGCCAAACACTGGTCAACTTACTCAATCAAGTTATGAAAGGACACTTTTAA
- a CDS encoding FMN-binding protein, which produces MKKSLLKSTMLLAAVLSLGTSLSSVVLAEDAKPAATTTFEVKDLKDGEYTAVSDADERGWKLHHTIVVKDGKVASSNYDYVNDKGEKKSENAEYNDKMKEKTKVSAAEAMKKLDESLVKDGKADVVTGASHTSEVFFFSTKVLLKQAKEGKTGEVNISKLPLQDGEYTLEAPADQRGWSTKFVLTVKDGKVEKADYDMYKDGKRKSEDADYNKMMADKTKVSYADAVKQLNEALVKSSNANVDVVTGATNTTNAFKTYAKQLLEAAALGEKEVIKAAVVGE; this is translated from the coding sequence ATGAAAAAATCATTGTTAAAATCTACTATGCTTTTAGCAGCCGTTTTATCTTTGGGGACTAGCTTATCTAGCGTAGTGTTAGCGGAAGATGCTAAACCAGCTGCAACCACTACTTTTGAAGTCAAAGATTTGAAAGACGGCGAATATACCGCTGTGTCTGACGCTGACGAACGTGGCTGGAAACTCCACCACACCATCGTGGTCAAAGACGGCAAAGTTGCTTCTTCTAACTACGACTATGTCAACGACAAGGGCGAGAAGAAGTCTGAAAACGCTGAATACAACGACAAAATGAAAGAAAAAACTAAAGTTTCTGCAGCTGAAGCCATGAAGAAATTAGACGAAAGCCTGGTAAAAGACGGCAAGGCTGATGTAGTGACTGGCGCAAGCCACACTAGCGAAGTGTTCTTCTTCTCTACTAAGGTACTCTTGAAACAAGCCAAAGAAGGTAAGACTGGCGAAGTCAACATCTCTAAATTACCACTTCAAGATGGCGAATACACTTTGGAAGCACCAGCTGACCAACGTGGTTGGTCTACCAAGTTCGTCCTCACTGTCAAAGACGGTAAAGTAGAAAAAGCAGACTACGATATGTACAAAGACGGCAAACGTAAGTCTGAAGACGCTGACTACAACAAGATGATGGCTGATAAGACTAAAGTTTCTTACGCAGATGCAGTCAAGCAATTGAACGAAGCCTTAGTTAAGTCTAGCAATGCCAATGTAGATGTTGTGACTGGGGCAACCAACACAACTAACGCCTTCAAGACCTATGCTAAACAATTGTTAGAAGCAGCCGCTTTAGGTGAAAAAGAAGTCATCAAAGCAGCCGTTGTTGGCGAATAA
- a CDS encoding FAD:protein FMN transferase, whose product MKKTTIMQGLALGFLILGSLSPVWVSAEETSSSASQSASSASAEASSEPLPVVTTPLMRAETKLHTAVTLQIFHEGSEAEAAMTEAYDYMDRMEQLLSTNLEGSDVYRINQAAGHEAVKVDPATLTIIKQGLETAEVSGGRFDISIGAVSNLWKIGDVDARKPSDQEIQAALPKIDYHKITLDEAAQTVRLEEEGMALELGGISKGYIADGIRNIFAKHGVNTAIINLGGNVIVMGTSPSSPEGWNVGVQDPDEVRGQVVGTKRVIDGTVVTSGIYERYVEVDGVRYHHILDPKTGYPVDNDLSGATIFTKVSLKADALSTTLFLLGTKDGLAFIESLDGVEAVLIDKDHGVHVTSGLKDSFQLTNEGYHLVED is encoded by the coding sequence ATGAAGAAAACAACGATAATGCAAGGCTTGGCTTTGGGCTTCTTAATCTTAGGCTCCTTGAGTCCCGTTTGGGTCAGTGCTGAGGAGACCAGCAGTAGCGCTAGCCAGTCTGCTAGCAGTGCTAGTGCTGAAGCAAGTTCGGAGCCCTTACCAGTGGTGACCACGCCCCTCATGCGGGCTGAAACCAAGCTCCATACGGCCGTTACCCTGCAAATTTTCCATGAGGGCTCAGAGGCCGAAGCGGCCATGACCGAAGCCTACGACTACATGGACCGCATGGAGCAACTGCTATCCACCAATTTGGAAGGGTCAGATGTCTACCGCATTAACCAGGCGGCAGGCCATGAGGCGGTCAAGGTTGATCCAGCCACCCTGACCATTATTAAGCAGGGCCTAGAAACGGCGGAAGTATCAGGCGGGCGCTTCGATATTTCCATTGGGGCCGTATCCAATCTCTGGAAGATTGGCGATGTGGATGCGCGCAAGCCTAGCGATCAAGAAATTCAGGCAGCCCTGCCTAAGATTGACTACCACAAAATCACCCTAGATGAAGCAGCCCAAACGGTACGCCTAGAAGAAGAGGGCATGGCCCTAGAATTGGGTGGGATTTCCAAGGGCTATATTGCCGACGGCATCCGCAATATCTTCGCTAAACATGGGGTCAATACGGCCATTATCAACCTAGGTGGTAATGTCATTGTCATGGGCACCTCGCCATCCAGTCCTGAGGGGTGGAATGTTGGGGTCCAAGATCCTGATGAGGTGCGGGGTCAAGTCGTGGGAACCAAACGGGTCATCGACGGGACAGTCGTGACTTCTGGAATCTATGAACGTTATGTGGAAGTGGACGGGGTCCGCTATCACCACATCCTGGATCCTAAGACGGGCTACCCGGTGGATAATGACCTGTCAGGGGCGACTATTTTTACCAAAGTATCGCTCAAGGCCGATGCCCTGTCGACCACACTCTTCCTCTTGGGGACCAAGGATGGCTTGGCCTTTATTGAGAGCCTAGATGGGGTTGAAGCGGTGCTGATTGATAAAGATCACGGGGTCCACGTGACTTCTGGCCTCAAGGATAGCTTCCAACTAACGAATGAGGGGTATCATCTTGTTGAAGATTAA